Within the Micrococcales bacterium genome, the region CAGCTGCTCGGTGGCCAGGGGGCCGTGCTTGCGCAACAGCGTGGACAGTCTCGGCCCGGGGAGGTACTCCAGCGCGACGTACGGCTGAGCGCCGCCGGTGTCGGCGTGGAAGCCGCGCACGACGATCGGGTGGTTGAGACGCCCCAGCATCTCCACCTCGCGGCGCAGGCCGCGCAAGGCGCCGGAGTCGCCGACCACATCCGGCCTGAGCACCTTCACCACCACCGTGGCGAGCATCTGCACGTCGAATGCTTCGTAGGCCTCGTAGGCGCGACCACCACCGAGCAGTCTCACCACCTCGCACCGCTGGGCGACCAGGTCACCGCGATGGAATCGCCAGGATGATTCGCTCACCGGGTGTCGTTGCGCGACCTGTCGTTGGTGGAGTCCTTCGTCAGGTCGCGGGTCAGTCCGTTGCCGCCGTCGCGGGTCAGATCACGCGTGAGATCACCACGGCTTCGGTCCCGGTCCCGGGAGACCTTGCTGTAGTTGCTGCGGGTGTTGTCGTTGGTCTGCTTGCTCGCCCGGGTGTCGCCGACGGAGGCATCGTTGGTGCGGTTGTCGGACCAGTCCCGGGTGGGTCCGCCCGGACCATCATCGGTGAGGTCACGGGTGAGTCCGTCGCGGCTGCGGTCGTTGCCCCTGCTCACCGAGGTGACACGGCTGTTGGTGGCGTCCTGGCTGTCCGCCGCGCTGTTGTCCATGCTGGTGTCGTCGCCGTTGCTGTCGTCGTCGGTGTTGCCAGTGTCGTCGCCGGTGTCGTCGTCATCGTCGTCGTCATCGTCGAGGGCCACGGGTGCGTCCTGCCGAACCCAGCTGGCCAGGCCGTCGCCGGCCGCCGGGGAGACCAACAGGGCCCCCGCCGCCACCAAGCCACCAGCCAGCCCGATCAGGCTGATCCGTAAGCTATTCCCGATTTCCATGTCCAGCCTCCTCGTTCCTGAATTCGACTTTACGTGGCAGCAGGAGTCGGGTTCATGAACTGGGGATGAACGCGGTGTAAGGGCGCGCTTACCAGAGCACGTCCTGGTTCTCCACGACACCGGGCAGGCGTTCGATGTTCAGCGTGCGCCGTCCGATCCGGATGGTGCCGGTGAACTCGCCGACGGGCTGCAGGAAGCGGCTTCTCACCAGACGCAGGTCGAGGGACTCCCGATGCACCCCGATCGGCGTGAAGATCAGGTCGACCCTGCCGTCGGCCGTGCGGACCTGCCAGGGCTTCGCAGGCTCGTCGGGATCGAAGTCGATGGTGGCGTCCGGGTCGATCGCGACGAGCGTGCCGTCGTACCACACGGAGTTCTCCCGGGCCCGTCCCGCCAGACCCGAGAAGTCCGCTGACAGGTTCAGGCCCACGGTCTTGCCCGTGGCCAGTCGCCCGGTCAGATAGGCCCACCGCCAGTGGGTGTGGCGGGGGAGGTGCCCACTGGTGAAGTCGAATCCGCCGATGGCATCGGTGAAGTCGAAGGCGTGCAGCAGCCCACCCTGGCGGACTGCGACCCTTCCGGAAACCGGCAGTGCTGCGTTCTTGCCGGTCGTAGAGACCATCGGGGGGGCGGTGTCGAGGTCGGAGATGACCGTCAGAGCCGGCGAGGCTGTGATGTCGAACTGCAGGTCCAGTTCGATGGCCGGCTTGCTGATGGCCGGCAGACCGACCGGTGAGCCGACCTTCGCACTCACTGACAGGACTCCGTCCTCGGTGCTCATGGTCACGTCGCTGCCGGGCATCCGGTAGCGGCTGCGGTGCCCCTCGCCGGGGTGGTCGTTCACCGCCACCATCGGCTTGGTGCCGCCGGGGCGGCTGACATCTGCCAGCAGGCGGCCGGTACGGCGGTCGGCGACGGTGAGGAACGTGGTGCCAGTCGGCCCGGCGTCGACGATGGCGGCGGTTACCAGCAGTTCCTTGTTCGCCGCGAATGTGTACATCCAGCGCTTGTGCCGAAGGAACTCCTCGACGTGCCGGCGACCGGGCATGCCCTGCAGCGCCGGGGGTCGCAGGGTGGTGCTCAGGCCGGTGTAGTCGCCGAATCGGGGTCCCCGGGGACCCACCACGGTGAACGGGGCGGAGTAGCGGATCGCGGTCGGCTGTGCCATGCCTCCACGGTAGTCCGCAACTCAGTCTCCCGGGTCGCGCACCAGCACTTCCTGTGCCACCGAGGCGATGAGGGTGCCATCCGGGCGGTGGAACTGCCCGGTGGCGAACCCGCGGCCGGTTGCGGACACGGGGCTGCTGGTGGCGAAGAGCAGCCACTCGTCGGCGCGGAATGGGGCGTGGAACCACATGCCGTGGTCGATGGAGGCGATCTGCAGATCCTGCGTCGCCTCGTACCCGCCGTGGTGGTCCAAGACCGTGCCGACCAACGTCAGGTCGGAGAAGTACGTGACCGCGCAGACATGGAACAACGACGCGTCCGGGAGCGGTTGATCGGCACGGACCCAAGCCATGCGATCGAACAGACCCATCGACAGGTCCCGAACCGTGTCGCGATCGATGTAGCGGACGTCCACGAAATCGCGCTGGGGCAGGCCGTCGTGCCGGGTGTAGGACTCCCGGTTGCGGATGCGGTACAGGATGTCGGTGCGGTCCAGCGTTTCCGGAGCCGGCACCAGCTGCAGCCAGTCATCTGCCGGAAGCGGGCTCGCCGTGTGACTCGGGCCGCGCTGGGGGTCGGCGTAGGACGCGGACATGGTGAAGATCGTCTTGCCGTACTGGACGGCGCGCACCCGGCGGGTGGAGAAGGACCGCCCGTCGCGGGGTCGATCGACCATGTAGACGATGTGATCGGTCGTGCTGCCCGCGCGCAGGAAATAGCCGTGCAGCGAGTGCACAACGCGGCCGGACTGCTCCACCGTGGTACCCGCGGCCACCAGTGCCTGCGCAGCCACCTGGCCACCGAAGGCCCGCGTCGGGGAGCCGGCGTGACACCAGCCGATGAAGATGTCCCGGTCGATGCGGTTGAGCGTGAGCCGTTCCAGGAAGTCACTGTTGACCGGTGGGGTATCGCCAAGATCGTGAACCGTCACGATTCGGAACGTACTACGCGCCGGTTGCAGCGCGCTTGCGGCGCATCGCCCACAGGCCGGCGATCGCCAGACCCGCCACCAGGGCCAGGCCGAGTGTCCAGCGCAGCGCGGCCTTCTCCGTCGCGGGCTGGCCGGCTGCGGCGGCCGCATCCGCCGGGGACATCAGCGCCACACTGACGCTGGCCATCTGCGTGGCACTGCGCAGTTCCCGCTGTTGTGCCCGCAGGGCATCCAGGTCGGCCTGTCGCTGGCTGATCGCCTCTTCCACCGCGATGACCTCGGAGACGCTCTGCGCGCGGTCCATGAGTGAGCGCAGTTGTGCCAGCGAGGTCTCCAGGGCCCGGACGCGGGCATCGGTGTCGGTCACCTCGGCAGTGACGTCCTGTGCGTTCTGCTCCAGGCGCACGACCTGGCCGGTCTCCCGGGCGGCTGCCAGCGCCTGTTCGTAGCGGTCGGCAGGAACCTGCACGGTGAGCCAGACGCCGGGACCGGTCGGATAGGGGATCGGCATTGCGCTGTCGGTCTGGATCGCTGTCTGACCGGAGCCCTCCGTCACGACGGTCTGGGAGACCACCTGGCCGCCGAGGCTCTCGACCGCCCGGAGGAACTGGTCGGCCGACGCGTTGGGGTCGGGCGTCCCGCTGAGGACCGAGGCGGTACGGATCATCGCCGGCTGCTGCGGGTCTGTTCGGTCCGCGCTGTCGGGGGCCTGTTCGGTCATGGCTTCGCTTTCCGGCGCGGCCTGTCCGGTCACCGTCAACGTGCTGTCTGACTGGCCCGCGGGTAGCAGTTGCGGGATGACGACGGTGCCCGCGAGGGCCACGGCGATGACCGCTGCTGCGGTGAGCAGCAGGGGCCGCAGCATCGGGCGCCGCCGGCGATCGGCCACCACCCGGCCGAGGACGTCCGGGGCCACCTGACCGGCCGCCGGGTCTGCTTGCGCCACCTGATCGCGCAGCTGCTCGTCGGTGATCATGATCCCACCTCCTCGTGACTGCCGTAGACCTCGCGCAGGCGGGCTTTGGCGCGGGACAACCGGGTGCGGGCGGCGCCCGGCGTGATCTCAAGCACGGCCGCGATCTCCTGCGGCTCGAGGCTTTCCCACGCCCAGAGGCGCAGAATCTCGGCATCCGGCTCGGGCAGCCTGTCCAACGCCGCCCGGACGTCCGGATCGGGCGCTGAGTCCTCGAGGTGCAAGGTGCTGACATTGCTCAGTCGGACTGCGAGCCGGTCGCGTCGCTGCCGGCCACGGATCACGTGGGCGATCACGTTTCCCGCCGTGCGGTACAGCCACGGGAGCGCGGGCTCCGGCACCGCCGTCCGGCGGCGCCACGCGACCGCGAAGGCCTCGACGAGCACGTCCTCGGCGTCCTCCGGGCTGCTGGTCCGGCGCAGGGCGTAGCGGTAGACGGCGTCACTGTGCTGCACGTACAGGTCGGTCAGCCATTGCCGGTCGTTCACACCTTCATGTTCCCGGCAGAGGGCTTGTCGTTACAGCCTGAGGGCGACCACCTTGCGATCCGGCTGCTCGCGTGAAGGCCGGAGAGTTGCGGACATCCGGGAGTGAAAGGCAGCGGGTTGGGTCGCTCCCCGTCGTCCGGGTCTCTCCCGGGGTTCGGCTGGAGAGCACGGCTCGCCTACTGGTGAGCACCATGCTCGTGCGCGCGATGGTCGGTCGGCTCCACCTGGAACGTGGTGTGGGTGATGTCGAAGCAATCCTCGGCGCATTTCTGCAACTGGTGCAACATCGACTCGGGCCCGCAGGCGTCGAGGGTGCCCCGGTCCACGACCACGTGGGCGGTCAGTGCCGGGACCCCGGACGTGATGGTCCACACGTGCACATCGTGGACATCGACGACGCCGGGCACCTCCGTGAGATGACCGCGCACCTCGGCCACGTCGAGGTCGGCCGGTGCGGCTTCCATGAGGATCCGCAAGGCATCGCGCAGGAGGCGCAGCGACCGCGGAAGGATCAGCCCCGCCACTGCCAGGCTGGCCACCGCGTCGGCGCGGTCCCAACCGGTCAGCACGATGATGCCCGCCGCAGCCACCACCGCCGCGGAACCGAGCATGTCGCCGAGCACCTCGAGGTAGGCGCCCCGCACGTTGATGGACTCGTCCTTGCCGGCGGTCAGGATACGCAGCGAGACGAGGTTGGCGATCAGGCCGATCACCGCCACGGCGAGCATGAGCCCTGCCTCGACCGGCTCCGGGTTGACGAGTCGGCGCACGGCTTCCACAGCCACGTAGAGCCCCACCCCGATCAACAGTAGGGCGTTGGCGGCTGCGGCGACGACCTCGAGGCGTTGCCATCCGAAGGTGCGGCCCAACGTTGGGGGACGTTGGGCCATGGTCGCCGCGACCAGCGCGAAGGCCACCCCGAACATGTCGGTGAACACATGACCGGCATCGGCCAACAGTGCGATGGAACCGGTCACCACCGCGCCGACCAGTTCCATCACGAACACCGCGGCCGCGATCGCAAGGGCGATCGCCAGGCGACCGCGGTGCTTGCCGCCGGCGGTGAGCGCGCCGTGATCGTGTGCCACGCGCCAAGTGTGGCGCAGCGCCACTCGGTCGGGTACCCCTGGTGCCGACCGTGATCGGCCGCTGGGCGGCCTGAGGCAATAGGCTGGCCAATAGCCGATAGGAGGGCTGAAGCTGTGATCGACGACATCCTGCTCGAAGCAGAAGAGAAGATGGACAAGGCCATCGCCGTGGCGCGCGAGGACTTCGCGACGTTGCGCACGGGTCGCGTCAACCCGGCGATGTTCTCCAAGATCACCGTGGACTACTACGGCGCCCCGACACCGTTGAACCAGTTGGCGTCCTTCCACGCCGCCGACGCGCGCATGATGCTCATCACGCCCTTCGACCGCAACTCCATCCATTCCGTGGAGAAGGCGATCCGGGACTCCGACCTCGGTGTGAACCCTGCCACGGACGGCAATGTGGTCCGGGTCGTCCTCCCGCAACTCACGGAGGAACGGCGCAGGGAGTACATCAAGGTGGCCAAGCAGAAGGCCGAAGACGCCCGGGTGAGCATCCGCAACATCCGCCGTCAGGCCAAGGAAGCACTGGAGAAGATGAAGAAGGACGGAGACGTCGGCGAGGATGATGTGAAGCGGGGCCTGGCCCACCTGGAGGAGATCACCCACCAGGAAGTCGCGCACGTCGACGAGATCCTGAAGCACAAAGAGGAAGAACTGCTCGAGGTCTGATGGGCAGCGCCGAAGCGGCCCCGGTCGAGCCGCCCCCCAGCCGTGCTGGGCGCAACCTCCCCGTGGCGATCGCCGTCGGGGTCGGTCTGGCCGCTCTGGTCATCGCTTCGGTGGCGTTCTACAAGTACCTGTTCGTGCTGCTCGTCACCGCCGCGATCCTCATCGCGGTGTGGGAGTTGTACAACGCCTTCTTGCACAACGGCATCAAACTCGCGCGCAGCCCCCTGTACATCGTGGTGCTGGTCAGTCCGACTCTGGCCTACCTGTACGGGGTCGAGGCCCACATGGTGGTCTTCGGCACCTTCGTGGTCGTGGCGCTCGCGTGGCGCATCCGGCGCGGCACCGACGGGTTCGTCAAGGATGCGACCGGTTCGCTGTTCGTAGGGTTCTACCTGCCGTTCATGGTCGGATTCGTGATGCTCATGCTGCGCGAGGATGACGGCGTCGCGCGGATCGTGGCGTTCATCGCTATCACGGTGTGCAACGACGTCGGCGGCTACTTCGCCGGGGTGCTGTTCGGCAAGCACCCCATCGCACCGCAGGTGAGCCCCAAGAAGTCCTGG harbors:
- a CDS encoding DUF2804 domain-containing protein, which encodes MAQPTAIRYSAPFTVVGPRGPRFGDYTGLSTTLRPPALQGMPGRRHVEEFLRHKRWMYTFAANKELLVTAAIVDAGPTGTTFLTVADRRTGRLLADVSRPGGTKPMVAVNDHPGEGHRSRYRMPGSDVTMSTEDGVLSVSAKVGSPVGLPAISKPAIELDLQFDITASPALTVISDLDTAPPMVSTTGKNAALPVSGRVAVRQGGLLHAFDFTDAIGGFDFTSGHLPRHTHWRWAYLTGRLATGKTVGLNLSADFSGLAGRARENSVWYDGTLVAIDPDATIDFDPDEPAKPWQVRTADGRVDLIFTPIGVHRESLDLRLVRSRFLQPVGEFTGTIRIGRRTLNIERLPGVVENQDVLW
- a CDS encoding thioesterase family protein, producing the protein MRPPQPASPRRRRPRCAGHSAWPWWRVWRSPACGRCAASALQPARSTFRIVTVHDLGDTPPVNSDFLERLTLNRIDRDIFIGWCHAGSPTRAFGGQVAAQALVAAGTTVEQSGRVVHSLHGYFLRAGSTTDHIVYMVDRPRDGRSFSTRRVRAVQYGKTIFTMSASYADPQRGPSHTASPLPADDWLQLVPAPETLDRTDILYRIRNRESYTRHDGLPQRDFVDVRYIDRDTVRDLSMGLFDRMAWVRADQPLPDASLFHVCAVTYFSDLTLVGTVLDHHGGYEATQDLQIASIDHGMWFHAPFRADEWLLFATSSPVSATGRGFATGQFHRPDGTLIASVAQEVLVRDPGD
- a CDS encoding sigma-70 family RNA polymerase sigma factor, coding for MNDRQWLTDLYVQHSDAVYRYALRRTSSPEDAEDVLVEAFAVAWRRRTAVPEPALPWLYRTAGNVIAHVIRGRQRRDRLAVRLSNVSTLHLEDSAPDPDVRAALDRLPEPDAEILRLWAWESLEPQEIAAVLEITPGAARTRLSRAKARLREVYGSHEEVGS
- a CDS encoding cation transporter produces the protein MAHDHGALTAGGKHRGRLAIALAIAAAVFVMELVGAVVTGSIALLADAGHVFTDMFGVAFALVAATMAQRPPTLGRTFGWQRLEVVAAAANALLLIGVGLYVAVEAVRRLVNPEPVEAGLMLAVAVIGLIANLVSLRILTAGKDESINVRGAYLEVLGDMLGSAAVVAAAGIIVLTGWDRADAVASLAVAGLILPRSLRLLRDALRILMEAAPADLDVAEVRGHLTEVPGVVDVHDVHVWTITSGVPALTAHVVVDRGTLDACGPESMLHQLQKCAEDCFDITHTTFQVEPTDHRAHEHGAHQ
- the frr gene encoding ribosome recycling factor; translated protein: MIDDILLEAEEKMDKAIAVAREDFATLRTGRVNPAMFSKITVDYYGAPTPLNQLASFHAADARMMLITPFDRNSIHSVEKAIRDSDLGVNPATDGNVVRVVLPQLTEERRREYIKVAKQKAEDARVSIRNIRRQAKEALEKMKKDGDVGEDDVKRGLAHLEEITHQEVAHVDEILKHKEEELLEV
- a CDS encoding phosphatidate cytidylyltransferase → MGSAEAAPVEPPPSRAGRNLPVAIAVGVGLAALVIASVAFYKYLFVLLVTAAILIAVWELYNAFLHNGIKLARSPLYIVVLVSPTLAYLYGVEAHMVVFGTFVVVALAWRIRRGTDGFVKDATGSLFVGFYLPFMVGFVMLMLREDDGVARIVAFIAITVCNDVGGYFAGVLFGKHPIAPQVSPKKSWEGFAGSLVFSVAVAIPLFAVAFGAPWWQAAIFGAIMPITATAGDFIESAIKRDLDVKDMSNILPGHGGLMDRLDSLIPNAFVAWALLGWFIG